The DNA sequence TGAACGGCGGCGTGGCAATGATTGCGGCGTCCTACTTGGTCGGCAGTTGGCTGTTGATGTCACTCATCTGCATCGAGGTGACGGTCGCGGTCTATCTGCTGATGAAACGAGGTTATTGAACGCAGCGCAACGCCTGTTGAATCCGCCCCACAACAAATGATGTTCCGCGTTCCGGACTCCGCACTCCGCGTTTCTGCAATTCATGCTCCCAAATCCGAACTACGCGCCAACCTGCCTTGCGCAAGGTGCGATTCACGATCTGGTCGCGCTGTTTGTTTGCCGAAAGCTTGCGCCGCCAGAACGCACGGTTGTTTTTTGGTTTCGTTGCGTGCTTGGGACAGCCGTGCCAGAAGCAGCCGTCCACGAAGATCGCCGTGCGCGCTTTGCGAAAGACGAAGTCAGGACGCACTGCGAGTTGAGAGTTGAATGTTGATTGTTGAGAGTTCCATCTCCGCGCTTTCCGTCTCTCAACCCTCAACCAACGACTCTCAACCGTTGCACGCACCAAGGTATGTCGCCGCCAGCCGGAAATTCCATTCGCGCGCAACACCCGCGCCAACGCCAGCTCGGTGTCCTTGTTTCCTCGACCGCGAATCCGCGACATCACTTCTGACCGCTTCTGCTTTGTGAAGACGTCGGGCATGTTTATTCAGACCGCGAAATGATCGCTCAAAAG is a window from the Verrucomicrobiota bacterium genome containing:
- a CDS encoding very short patch repair endonuclease, whose product is MPDVFTKQKRSEVMSRIRGRGNKDTELALARVLRANGISGWRRHTLVRATVESRWLRVERRKARRWNSQQSTFNSQLAVRPDFVFRKARTAIFVDGCFWHGCPKHATKPKNNRAFWRRKLSANKQRDQIVNRTLRKAGWRVVRIWEHELQKRGVRSPERGTSFVVGRIQQALRCVQ